From a region of the Mercurialis annua linkage group LG1-X, ddMerAnnu1.2, whole genome shotgun sequence genome:
- the LOC126664876 gene encoding uncharacterized protein At5g64816, which produces MVDPWWSLLGAAIPAVIAGQAIRMKKKRGEEQRLNSARGREKSSDEIFVCERVCTSKRMLKKVGALSKDPTVDTCVTVCGVSELDACADACARTVCVNQHQVPNWNDVCLRRCQSECLRLSNSSVAS; this is translated from the coding sequence ATGGTGGATCCATGGTGGTCTCTATTAGGTGCAGCAATACCAGCTGTAATTGCGGGGCAAGCTATTAGGATGAAGAAAAAGAGAGGCGAAGAGCAGAGGTTAAACAGTGCTAGAGGCCGTGAGAAAAGCTCAGATGAAATTTTTGTTTGTGAGAGGGTATGCACTTCAAAGAGGATGTTAAAAAAGGTTGGTGCATTATCGAAAGATCCGACTGTTGATACTTGTGTCACTGTTTGTGGCGTATCTGAGCTCGATGCTTGTGCTGATGCCTGTGCAAGAACTGTTTGTGTTAATCAACATCAAGTACCGAACTGGAATGATGTCTGTCTTCGGAGGTGCCAGAGTGAATGCCTTAGGCTATCCAATTCTTCTGTTGCATCTTGA
- the LOC126664873 gene encoding uncharacterized protein LOC126664873, translated as MTENNPNRAEAERLLGIAEKLLQSRDFNGTRDFAVLAQETEPLLDGSDQILAVADVLLTSDKRINNHHDWYSILQIDRRSDDPDLIKKQYRRLALLLHPDKNKYPFSDQAFKLVADAWAVLSDSSKKSLYDNELGLFSRVDLSNSAKLPVRRSQRPPASAVKNHAEERVNPISSSVPQDRSQTMKLSSFWTACPYCFILYEYPRVYQDCCLRCQNCERAFHAALIPSLPPLVQGKDAYYCCWGFFPLGFTFDGEKNTARSGSGQVGGFPNWMPPIFGPGQEMGGKNNAPTPTPPPAPLFASPMQGAGDQRNGNVNTSFSAPAAAVALPARPAVGRGGGVVGSAGGSGTGFAPKKRGRPRKYPLPGQGV; from the coding sequence ATGACCGAAAATAATCCCAACAGAGCAGAAGCAGAACGCCTACTGGGAATCGCCGAGAAACTTCTCCAGTCTCGAGATTTTAACGGCACAAGGGACTTCGCAGTTCTAGCCCAAGAAACCGAACCATTACTCGACGGTTCAGATCAGATCTTAGCAGTAGCAGATGTGCTATTAACATCCGATAAACGCATCAACAATCACCACGATTGGTACTCCATCTTGCAAATTGATCGCCGTTCCGACGATCCAGATCTCATCAAGAAACAATACCGCCGTCTCGCGTTACTTTTACACCCAGATAAGAACAAATACCCTTTTTCAGATCAAGCTTTTAAGCTCGTAGCCGATGCATGGGCTGTTTTATCAGATTCCTCTAAGAAATCCCTATACGACAACGAATTGGGTCTGTTTTCGAGGGTAGACTTGTCCAATTCGGCCAAATTACCCGTCCGCCGAAGCCAGCGTCCGCCGGCGTCGGCTGTGAAGAATCACGCGGAGGAACGTGTTAACCCTATTAGTTCTAGTGTACCGCAAGATCGTAGCCAGACGATGAAATTATCTTCGTTTTGGACTGCTTGTCCTTACTGTTTTATATTGTATGAGTATCCTCGTGTTTATCAGGATTGTTGTTTGAGATGTCAAAATTGTGAGAGAGCGTTTCACGCTGCTCTGATACCGTCTCTGCCGCCGTTGGTACAGGGTAAAGACGCGTATTATTGCTGTTGGGGTTTTTTTCCTTTAGGGTTTACTTTCGACGGAGAGAAAAACACTGCTCGCTCAGGGTCGGGTCAGGTTGGCGGGTTTCCTAATTGGATGCCACCAATATTCGGCCCGGGACAGGAAATGGGCGGAAAAAACAATGCTCCTACTCCTACTCCTCCGCCAGCTCCGCTGTTTGCTTCTCCAATGCAGGGAGCTGGCGATCAAAGAAATGGCAATGTGAATACCAGTTTCTCTGCTCCGGCTGCAGCAGTAGCATTACCGGCTAGGCCGGCGGTTGGGCGAGGCGGGGGAGTGGTTGGTAGTGCAGGTGGGAGTGGAACTGGGTTTGCTCCAAAGAAAAGAGGAAGGCCTAGAAAATATCCATTACCAGGTCAAGGTGTTTGA